The genomic segment TCACCACCGTCACCTCGTCGAGCACGGCAATGATGTTTTTCATCTGGTAGTCAGGTGTCTCCGAATGAACGCGCTCGACGAGGCCACTGTAAATTTTGCTTCTGCCAAACTGTACTTCCACCCGCACGCCGGGTTGCACGAGCGCCGCCAGCACGTCGGGCACGGCGTAGGTGTAGGTTCGTTTGGGCAGCGCGAGGGGGAGGATGATGTCGGCGTAGAGCATTGAGCGTAAAAAGAAACCGCAGCGGTGCAAAGATTTGATTTTCAGATACCCAAAGGTAGGTTTTCAGCATCGAAACACACATACTCAATCCCTTGACCTATTTTTCGTCCATTCAAACGCCATCGCCACCACCCCAATCAAAATTATGAACCCGCTGACAGCCAACAACGCAAACTTGATGCCCGCGCAAATACCTGCCACTTTTAGCAAGGAATCGGCACGGTGGCTAAAGATGTAACGCAGCAGGCAGACGTTTTCTACTGCATCAAAGAAGCCACTGACGAGTACGAAAGGAGCCCAAAATGCAGCGACACACTTCAACCAATGAGCGGGGCTGTGTTGGGCAACGAGCCGCAAAAAGAGGAACGAAATAGCAGGATAGAGTAAAAGAAACAGAAAGTCCAACCCGAAGCCAAAGGTCAAAAAATGCACCCGCCCGTTCCAAAAAGCAAGCATGGCATCGGCTTTTTCGATAGTCCAAGCAAACTCAAAACAGAGCACTGGCGAACTGATGTCGAGACCTGCTATGCGACAGGCGGCCTCGCTGGTTTTCAAATGACTATCCGCCCAACGCATCGCCCACGCGACGGCCAACGTGGGCGGCAACAAGGCAAAGAGCAAGCGAGGCTTGGGAAAAGACATGAGCGCGTCTTGCATTTTTGGCCTCAAACCTAAAACAAAAAATTTTTCCGTGCTACACAACCTTTTGAAACACAGAATAACTTTACTTTTGTGTCATGTTAAAAAAGTAATAGGCACACCGCATCTGTTTCGTGTGCCTAATTTTTTCACCAAACCAACTTATTACTTGGCTTATAAACCTTTCCGACCCAAACCAACAGGCAATCGCCCGCCCGGTTCACGCCCCGGGGGAGGGCGCCCGTTCAATCGCGGCCCACGCCCCCCAGAACACAATATCAACAATTTCATTCGCGCCAATGAAGTGCGCCTCGTAGGCGACAACCTTGAGGAAATCAGTGCGGTGGCAGGGCATCCTGTCGAAAGCGGCGTGTATCACACTTCCAAATTGCAAAAATGGGCCGAGGAATTGGGACTTGACGTGGTTGAAATCTCGCCCAACGCCGTCCCACCCGTGGTGCGCATCGTGGACTACAACAAGTTCCTTTACCAGAAGAAAAAGAAGGAAAAAGAACTGAAAGCAAATACCGCCAAGGTGGAATTGAAGGAAATCCGCTTTGGTCCCGAAACGGGCGACCATGACTTTGACTTCAAAGTGCGCCACGCCAAAAACTTCCTTACAGAAGGCAATAAAGTGAAGGCTTATGTCCAGTTCAAGGGCCGCGCCATCGTGTTCAAAGACCGAGGCGAGTTGTTGCTGCTTCGCTTTTTGAAAGAATTGGAAGAGTATGGCACGGCAGAACAACTTCCACGCATGGAAGGCAAACGCATGAATGTCATTCTGACTCCCAAAAA from the Saprospiraceae bacterium genome contains:
- the infC gene encoding translation initiation factor IF-3 — translated: MSASCIFGLKPKTKNFSVLHNLLKHRITLLLCHVKKVIGTPHLFRVPNFFTKPTYYLAYKPFRPKPTGNRPPGSRPGGGRPFNRGPRPPEHNINNFIRANEVRLVGDNLEEISAVAGHPVESGVYHTSKLQKWAEELGLDVVEISPNAVPPVVRIVDYNKFLYQKKKKEKELKANTAKVELKEIRFGPETGDHDFDFKVRHAKNFLTEGNKVKAYVQFKGRAIVFKDRGELLLLRFLKELEEYGTAEQLPRMEGKRMNVILTPKKVAPKKKEEE